DNA from Brachionichthys hirsutus isolate HB-005 chromosome 3, CSIRO-AGI_Bhir_v1, whole genome shotgun sequence:
TCAGTCCGGTCCGAAGCGGATGTAAACCGGAAGAGTCCACCTGCGTCCGCCTCAAACCTTTAGCAGCAGGTGAGCGACCGACGATCATTAGTGTTACCTGTTCCAATAAAAGTGACCGGGACCGCGCTGCTAGCTCCGTTAGCTCGCGTTAGCTACCCGAGTTAACTTTGGCCATTCAGATTGAGCTAGCATTAGCTGCGACGTTTGTGAGAGGTTGAACTTTTATTCTTGCTAACTAGCATTAGCGTACTAACAATCTAACTCTAACATTCGAGTTAGCAACGTTTTGGAACCTGAAAACAGGTCAACTAATAAGCTAATCGTTCTAATTAGCTATTCATTAGCATCGCGACCCGCTAGCGTTCTGATTTGCATGACGTCACTGAGAACGTGCTTCTTAATGGTATTTCTCCGTTTTGGACGCCGGTCTTCCTTCCCCAGCAGCTGATGtgcgaaccgaaccgaaccgaaccgaaccgaaccgaaccgaaccaaAAGAACTGGCAGCTCCGGGGCTTCAAAGTTGGGTCGTCGGGTTCGTCTCTACTTTTGGGCAACGAAACCGCATCTCGTCGTTTTAGTGGCGCTGAAGCGCGTCCGGCGCCAGAAGGCGGGTTCTCCTGTGTCTCCGGACCGGCCCGCGGGTTCTCCTGTGTCTCCGGACCGGCCTGCGGGTTCTCCTGTGTCTCCGGACCGGCCTGCGGGTTCTCCTGTGTCTCCGGACCGGCCTGCGGGTTCTCCTGTGTCTCCGGCCCGGCCCGCGGGTTCTCCTGTGTCTCCGGCCCGGCCCGCGGGTTCTCCTGTGTCTCCGGCCCGGCCCGCGGGTTCTCCTGTGTTCTCCGGCCCGGCCGCGGGTTCTCCTGTGTCTCCGGACCGGCCTGCGGGTTCTCCTGTGTCTCCGGCCCGGCCCGCGGGTTCTCCTGTGTCTCCGGACCGGCCTGCGGGTTCTCCTGTGTCTCCGGACTGGCATGGACCAGAGGTTCTGCCTGCCGAACTGAAAAGGACATTGTTCCCCACAGAACCGTGTCCTCCTGGTCTGACTGGTTCC
Protein-coding regions in this window:
- the LOC137913369 gene encoding procyclic form-specific polypeptide B1-alpha-like produces the protein MSFSVRQAEPLVHASPETQENPQAGPETQENPRAGPETQENPQAGPETQENPRPGRRTQENPRAGPETQENPRAGPETQENPRAGPETQENPQAGPETQENPQAGPETQENPQAGPETQENPRAVRSSAARWRHSPQACPSGGNQDNHALTERL